The nucleotide sequence AAGGGTTTCCATTAGAGAATGACTTGGGCAGCCATGCAAAGAAATTACTATTTTTGTGGAGGGCTTCACATGAGCAACCACATGGTCTATGGACAGTGATTGATGAAAAATTGAGAGAATGGAAATTGGGGAAGGGTATTTATGAGGCTCACCTAGAACTATACAAGAGTACACTTCTAGTTGTATCTCACACATGGCCCCCCTTTTTTTCTATAGGTTTAGATTTTAGTATGGTATGGGAAATTAATAATGGAGTGTAGGCATTGAGAAGTTTTGACCACAAGGGAAAGTTTTGATTCTTGTACTATTCATGTTCAACCCTTTGTTCTACTAACTTGTAAGTTAGAAACTTAGATACAACACATCATGATGCACTACATACTTTAATTATTGCCATTTTTCCAAACAGTGAAAtacaaatataaaagaaagaaaggaggtgGTAACTGGTAAAGGGTAGCTAGCTAGCCTGCAATTCAAGGACAAATGAATATGAAGATGCTTCCTTTTCTTTTGTCTGTATATTCAGGCcttttgtttgtgtttgtgaGGAGGGTGTTGGACTTGGACTCCAACTCGGTTAACTTTCTTCGGAAAAGGTAGCAAAAGATACCAAACTATGTTGAGTCGGTGTCTTCAGATTATGAAGAACCTTAGTTGGGATTGTACCTTACCCTGTTTATTGGTTTTCACTTTTTTTCACTTTGGTTCAACCAAAAGAAAAAGGGTCAAGAGATTCAACTCATTCAAGAACTCGTGTATATATTCAAAAGTGTTGGTACTTGGTACCTCCATTGCCTTTAAGATGGGACCTAACGGCTTGTACTAGCAGCAAAGCCTCTTATGGATTAGCATTGAGGCAAATCTCTCAAAAAAATTGTTCTATAAAAGAATATGGAAAAAATAAAGAACTAAATAAAAGGAGTACATGCATGGGAATGTTGATGTGCAGAGATTTAACCATTACTATTATTCTTACTATTGTTAATATCTTTGGTCAACTTTGTTCTCATAGTATTCCTGACCTACTCGTTTGCTGATGTAACAGTTTGAATGACCAAATTGATGAAGGTGAGAATGCAGAATAAAGATGAAAATAAGTCCATTTCATATGGCTCTTTTTTGGGTTGATCCTGTATGTCTCATTCAAAGCCCTATTACTCATGATTTgccatttgaaaaaaaaaaatatataaatctaAAGTTATGACTGGTGAAACAAGAAACATAGAGTTTGAAAACAGAAAATCTCCATCGCTTAGATATTAAGTATGATTAAGGGTCAAAGACACTGTTCATGTTTGAACAATTTAGGAGAGTAAATGATTGGAACTCCAAGTCTCCCCCTGCAATAGCAAAATGGAATAGTTCACAGGAAAACAGTTCCAAAGAAATAAAACAAGAGGGCAAAAAAGAAAGAAGTTTGGTGGGTTTTACTTTACATTACTACATGTTCATTTGTTCAAAAGTTGATGTCTGAAAACCACCTCTTCATGCTTTGAAGGTTCTGATTTGACACTTACGTAAAGGGTGCCTTGTATATCAATCTTACCGAAGCCTCTTTCTTGGTGAAAAGAAGATAAAGAACCTCCAAAACATAGaatatcttctttttctttacaCTCACGAGATAATAAACCAACTGCTTCAGCAAACATCTTTGAGATCACAAGTTCTATATTTTTATGCCTACCAAATATGATATGTatgaaggaagaaagaaaattcaacaccatatATAAGCTTACAACAAGCCTTTCAAACATAGGTTAGGAATAAGAAGCTTCACCTTCATTCAGATTCTAGGCATTTCAGTGACCAAACCAGGATTTCTATACAAACGATCCTCTCTCAAATATCACTCACAAATCAAAGAACTAAGAAAACACGATGGCATGAACAATATTCTCATGGCATGAACAATATTCTCAATGACGGGAAAATCACATATTATCTAACTTCCTTTTCATGGAATTACATATGAACTATGAACAGATTATTGACCGCAATTtacaaataagaaaaaagaaaaaaaagaactaTATATTACCTGACTGCAATTCATAATACTATATATATTATGATAAAAATACCATGCAATTCAACTTCAGATTGAAGAGAAAGATGTCATTTGTCATCATTGTTTATCTTGATTTCCATGAGCTCCTCAATAGGTTGGCGGCATATTGGGCACTTATTGGATTGAAGCCGTAATGCTTTTGCACACTCGCTGCACATACACTGGTAAAATACAACATATGTCACATGATGTGGAATAATGAATAATATAGCAAAATGaatatttaaaacaaaataataaacatGGTGATGTGGAATAACCATTGTATCAGTATGTATGGATTTCTACCAAACAATTACTACATACCCTGCTGCTGGGAAGAAAGAGAAGCATTAGAGATAAACTTCTGCAATACCATATATATCCGCTAGCATATAACAGTGTTATACAATTTTAAACAACACAGATGATCAGATGGCAATAAGATATATATGAAATTGAGGTTACGAGCCTATAAGATCACAAGCAACCAATTTAGTCTTCTAGAAATATTGAAACATCAAGAATGATCTTGATTTTCCATAAGAGATTTTTTCTTTTCAACATGCAAACAATGGTAAGGTTTGTGTTCATGAACCATCATCCCTCATACATCATATCCATACAAATGCTTAAGATGTACTTTTTCCAAGAAATTGAGTATCAGCACTATATGTATAAGTAGGTTTGACATGAAATCATACCATATGTCGGCAAGGTAAGACAGCAGTGTCCTTTGGTTCGGTCATGCATATTACACACTCCTTCCCAGGATCATTATCATCAAAATCTGCAGCTGTTGAGCCACTTCCTATTCCATATAACTCTCTCAACTCATAACGAACTCCATCAATCCAGAGAATCTGCCTAATGACTTTTACCTCGAAAGGACCAATACTGTTGCTTTTCACTAAGACAGCTTGAGTTATTTGCATGTGAGGAGATGCATCAATTGTGGAATCATCAGAAGTTTCATCTTCTGAAGTTCTCATACTTGTTTCAGCACATATTACAAGGGGAAACAGATCTTCTTCAGGTGAGGGCTTTGCAAGATCCTCTAACTCAAAGAAACCAAGGTCAATGCCCGTTCCAGGAGGCTGACAAAATTTCTGGCCAACTCCTTTTTGAAAGGGGAATGAGATCGGCGCAAATGCATCGGGATATAGTGGAATAAACCtacacttttcttcttctttggctaAGTAGTAGATAGTAAATCTGGCAATTATAAATGAAAGAAAGTTTGAGGTTAGACAAATGAAAGTATCATACAAAATTGATATGCATTCGAATTTAACATTCTATTCTAAGTACAATCATATCAACGTAATTAATCAATTTGATAGCAGTTCTAATAGCCCATATATTTTACTGTCAAATAATGCGTTCATCGGCAtgtaaatttgtttgaaaaaCCAATGAATGCAATATTGTCAAATAAATTGCTCTTAATCAAAGCATATGCAATACAGAGTCATAATGTGAATGTTGTCATTTAGTCCTTCACATATATGATGGTCCATACATAAGCAAATTGTTCATGTACTAACTTTCGACCACAGCAGCAAAAATGCAAAGATTTCTTGGATCAATGTTAACAAAACAAAGCAAAAGCATTTTAACTCAAGAAGCAAGCTTACAAACAGTAAAAAATTATAACTCAAATTATGTAATGTATGCAGCACCAATAAGATAAACACCAACCAGTTGCCTCAATTCTCCAGCATGAGCTATAAGTTAAATCAACCATGATTCAATGTGCTCTTTAGAGTTCAACCACAGGCGAAAATCTCAGAGAAAGGGATGAAAAGTAGGCAGATTATTTTAATAGACTTCAAATTTGTTGCAATAGGAATTGTTGCCCAAAGGGCCATTAAGGGTGTGTTTGTGAGTTAAATTCATGATTACAGTTCAAAGTTCAAACCCTCCCCTCCCCTTCCCTCTCTTCCAGTCCAATACCTCAGGTTACAAACATAAAAAGCTCTTAGTACTAGTTTCATAGCCAACAGATCTTAACAAGTATATACGAAAGCCTAAGAAGATTGCAAGGCATAATAATGAAGTAGTGAATCGAATAGGGAAAAAGATAGGGTTGTACCTGCCATCAAAGAGGGCATCAAAAACGAAAGAAACCAAGTGGTGATCAGGGTTGAGCTCGTCAATCTCAAGGCGCAAAGTATCTTTATGCAAGTTCACGTCGTTCCTAATCTTCTTAGTGGTTTGATGGTCGACATAGGGCGGTGGAGCTGCGGCGGCGGCAGCAGCAACGGGGGGGCGAACAGGGGCCCAGGCGGGAGCACCCTGATTTGCATAGTAAGGGTGGTAGTGAAGGCGATTGGCATAGTTAGGAGCGTTGGTGGTGGCGGCGGCGGTAGGGGTGGCGTAGCCATTTGAGTAATAGAAGGAATGGGTCTGAGGAGGAGGAGCAGGAGGCAGAGGATGGGTACCGACGTAGGGAGTGGTGGAAGGGTTGGTTGGGGGAAAGTAATAGCCTTGCGGCGGTGGGGGCTGAGAAGGCGGC is from Arachis ipaensis cultivar K30076 chromosome B01, Araip1.1, whole genome shotgun sequence and encodes:
- the LOC107637572 gene encoding probable E3 ubiquitin-protein ligase LUL4 codes for the protein MGISWSNTNSNSNRRRRNNYPPPFPPPYYYSSDAHPPQLPPPPPPSQPPPPQGYYFPPTNPSTTPYVGTHPLPPAPPPQTHSFYYSNGYATPTAAATTNAPNYANRLHYHPYYANQGAPAWAPVRPPVAAAAAAAPPPYVDHQTTKKIRNDVNLHKDTLRLEIDELNPDHHLVSFVFDALFDGRFTIYYLAKEEEKCRFIPLYPDAFAPISFPFQKGVGQKFCQPPGTGIDLGFFELEDLAKPSPEEDLFPLVICAETSMRTSEDETSDDSTIDASPHMQITQAVLVKSNSIGPFEVKVIRQILWIDGVRYELRELYGIGSGSTAADFDDNDPGKECVICMTEPKDTAVLPCRHMCMCSECAKALRLQSNKCPICRQPIEELMEIKINNDDK